The Triticum aestivum cultivar Chinese Spring chromosome 3A, IWGSC CS RefSeq v2.1, whole genome shotgun sequence genome includes a region encoding these proteins:
- the LOC123063707 gene encoding metallothionein-like protein 2C: MSCCGGNCGCGTACKCGNGCGGCNMYPEAEAAGATLLVSATATHKASSGGMEMAAENGGCGCTQCKCGTSCGCSCCSC; the protein is encoded by the exons ATGTCTTGCTGCGGAGGAAACTGCGGCTGCGGCACCGCCTGCAAGTGCGGCAACGGCTGCGGCGGCTGCAACATGTAcccggaggccgaggccgccggcgccaccctcctcgtctccgccaccgccacccacAAGGC GAGCTCCGGCGGCATGGAGATGGCGGCCGAGAACGGCGGCTGCGGCTGCACCCAGTGCAAGTGCGGCACCAGCTGCGGCTGCTCCTGCTGCAGCTgctag